From the Kribbella sp. CA-293567 genome, the window TGGAAGGCGTAGGCGACATTGCGCAGGCCGGCGTGGTCGGTCGGGGGAGCCGGCGCCGGCACGATCGCGGGAGCCTGCGACGGCACAGCAGCGGCGGGGATGGATTTGTCGATCGACGACAGTACGACGAAGGCGTCGTAGACGCGGTAGTCCACCAGGTCCACGATGGTCGGGATCCGTAGCGACTGGAGAGTCCTGCCCTTGGCCGCGTCACCAGAAGCATCCTGTGCCTCGGACTGCGCGATCGCTCCGGTCAGCGAGACCTGGCCGGAGGGCGGTGTCGCCGCGGGGTCCGAGACGCTGGGCACCCAGCCGCGGATGATCATCGCAGCGCCGGGTGTGCCGTCCGCAGTACCGCTTTCGGTGAGGATCAGCGGCATCACCACCCAGAAACCGTCGCGGTCACCGAATCGTCGATCCGTGATGAAGAGCTGATCGGCCGCCGGTCCCCAGGTCCCCTCGACGGTCACCCTGCGACCGACAGCCTTCGATGGCAATCCGTCGTTGATCGAGAACAGCGACTGCAGGGCGATCGGCGCGCCCTCCGCTCGCTTCGCCGTCGCCGCCGCGGTCTTCGACTGATAGACGTCGAGCTGCCAGACACCGAGGACGGACATCACCGTGGCGATCGCCAAAGCGAGCAGGCCGAGCCCGAGCCAATGCGGCGTCAGCACGGTCCGCCAAAGCGGTCGAGGCGGGGAAGAAGGTGCCGCAGGGGATTCGACAGACATCAGGACCTCAGCGAGCAGCAGCCGCGGCCAGCAGATCGCGGCACAGCACGCCCAGTTCGATTCCGGCGGCCTCAGCAGCCAACGGGACCAGCGACGTCTCGGTCATCCCCGGCGCCACGTTCACCTCGAGGAACCACGGGACACCGTCGGGGTCGACGACCAGATCCGACCGCGACAAGTCGCGCAGGCCCAACGCGCGATGCGCCGTCACAGCAGCCTCCGCGCAGGCAGCGGCGACCGAAACATCCAGCCGAGCCGGTACGACGAACTGCGTCGCGCCCGCCGTGTACCGAGCTTCGTAGTCGTAGAACCCGGAGTCGGGCCGGATCTCCACGGCCGGCAG encodes:
- a CDS encoding SURF1 family protein; protein product: MLTPHWLGLGLLALAIATVMSVLGVWQLDVYQSKTAAATAKRAEGAPIALQSLFSINDGLPSKAVGRRVTVEGTWGPAADQLFITDRRFGDRDGFWVVMPLILTESGTADGTPGAAMIIRGWVPSVSDPAATPPSGQVSLTGAIAQSEAQDASGDAAKGRTLQSLRIPTIVDLVDYRVYDAFVVLSSIDKSIPAAAVPSQAPAIVPAPAPPTDHAGLRNVAYAFQWWIFAAFTLWMWGRMVLDAHRSNDSEDADQPDDELEPSGTVSA